From Perognathus longimembris pacificus isolate PPM17 chromosome 4, ASM2315922v1, whole genome shotgun sequence, one genomic window encodes:
- the LOC125350753 gene encoding protein Churchill — protein MCGDCVEKEYPNRGNTCLENGSFLLNFTGCAICSKRDFMLITNKSLKEEDGEEIITYDHLCNNCHHVIARHEYTFSIMDEFQEYTMLCLLCGKAEDTISILPDDPRQMTLLF, from the coding sequence ATGTGTGGGGACTGTGTGGAGAAGGAATATCCCAACCGGGGTAACACTTGTCTGGAGAATGGATCTTTTCTACTGAACTTTACAGGATGTGCAATATGCAGTAAGCGGGATTTTATGCTGATTACTAACAAATCCCTGAAAGAGGAGGATGGAGAAGAAATAATTACCTATGATCATCTGTGTAACAATTGTCATCATGTCATAGCCAGGCATGAGTATACATTCAGTATCATGGATGAATTTCAGGAATACACCATGCTGTGTCTGTTATGTGGCAAAGCTGAAGATACTATAAGTATTCTCCCTGATGACCCTCGACAAATGACTCTGTTATTCTAA